The following coding sequences are from one Culex quinquefasciatus strain JHB chromosome 1, VPISU_Cqui_1.0_pri_paternal, whole genome shotgun sequence window:
- the LOC119769103 gene encoding 116 kDa U5 small nuclear ribonucleoprotein component-like yields the protein MLNCDQTAQLMVHSSKIYPTEDCTFFHMLARIMSGTLHAGQEVRVLMGEEDSRTLWVGRLWIYEVR from the coding sequence ATGCTGAACTGTGACCAGACTGCGCAGTTGATGGTGCACAGCTCGAAAATATATCCGACGGAAGATTGCACGTTCTTCCACATGTTGGCGCGGATTATGAGCGGGACGTTGCACGCCGGGCAGGAGGTCAGAGTTCTCATGGGCGAGGAAGATTCCCGTACGCTGTGGGTCGGGCGGTTGTGGATCTACGAGGTGCGTTAA